A region from the Bradyrhizobium erythrophlei genome encodes:
- the pstS gene encoding phosphate ABC transporter substrate-binding protein PstS translates to MNFIKAIVAAGLVAASTSAFAADITGAGATFPFPIYSKWADAYKKETGNGLNYQSIGSGGGIKQIEAKTVTFGASDMPLKVEQLEKDGLIQWPMVMGAIVPVVNLEGVKPGEMVFDGDTLANIYLGKITKWDDPAIKKLNPNVKLPTDAITVVRRSDGSGTTFNFTNYLSKVSADWKSKVGEGTAVEWPVGVGAKGNEGVSGNIGQTRNSIGYVEYAYAKQNKLTYTAMVNKAGKTVQPTVGAFQAAASNADWAKAPGYYVILTDQPGEKSWPVTASTFILMHKEPADKAASAEAIKFFKWAFAKGDKMAEELDYIPMPEPVVKLIEKTWSADIKS, encoded by the coding sequence ATGAATTTCATCAAAGCTATCGTCGCTGCCGGCCTGGTCGCCGCATCGACGTCGGCGTTTGCCGCCGACATTACCGGAGCGGGCGCGACGTTCCCGTTCCCGATCTATTCGAAATGGGCCGATGCCTACAAAAAGGAGACCGGCAACGGTCTGAACTACCAGTCGATCGGCTCCGGCGGCGGCATCAAGCAGATCGAGGCCAAGACCGTGACGTTCGGCGCCTCCGACATGCCGCTCAAGGTCGAGCAGCTCGAGAAGGACGGCCTGATCCAGTGGCCGATGGTCATGGGTGCGATCGTTCCCGTGGTCAATCTCGAGGGTGTGAAGCCCGGTGAAATGGTGTTCGACGGCGATACGCTCGCCAACATCTATCTCGGCAAGATCACCAAGTGGGACGATCCGGCGATCAAGAAGCTCAATCCGAACGTGAAGCTGCCGACCGACGCGATCACGGTGGTGCGCCGTTCCGACGGTTCGGGCACGACCTTCAACTTCACCAACTACCTGTCCAAGGTCAGCGCGGACTGGAAGTCCAAGGTCGGCGAGGGCACCGCGGTTGAGTGGCCGGTCGGCGTCGGCGCCAAGGGCAACGAAGGCGTCTCCGGCAATATCGGCCAGACCAGGAACTCGATCGGCTATGTCGAATACGCCTATGCCAAGCAGAACAAGCTGACCTATACCGCGATGGTCAACAAGGCCGGCAAGACCGTGCAGCCGACCGTCGGCGCGTTCCAGGCCGCCGCCTCGAACGCCGACTGGGCCAAGGCCCCCGGCTACTACGTGATCCTCACCGATCAGCCCGGCGAAAAGTCATGGCCGGTCACGGCCTCGACCTTCATCCTGATGCACAAGGAGCCGGCGGATAAGGCCGCTTCCGCCGAAGCCATCAAGTTCTTCAAATGGGCCTTCGCCAAGGGCGACAAGATGGCCGAAGAACTCGACTACATCCCGATGCCGGAGCCGGTGGTCAAGCTGATCGAGAAGACCTGGTCGGCCGATATCAAGAGCTGA
- the pstC gene encoding phosphate ABC transporter permease subunit PstC: MAVQSDVMEAAGPYDRARALNAFKLGDVTFYWITRACAVSVLLILGGIILSLIVGAWPAIQQYGIAFLYTSRWAPSADPPVLGALGPMYGTLVTSFIAMLIAIPVGLGIAIFLTELCPQWLRRPIGIAIELLAGIPSIIYGMWGFFVLGPFLAYTFQPFMIKVFDGIPILGSIFAGPPSYLSLFNAALILAIMVLPFITAISVDVFKTVPPVLKEAAYGVGCTTWEVVRNVVIPYTRVGVIGGVMLALGRALGETMAVTFIIGNSFRISSSIFAPGTTISAAIASEFAESDGLHQSGLILLGLLLFVLTFFVLAAARLMLMRLEKKAGN, translated from the coding sequence ATGGCCGTTCAGAGCGATGTAATGGAAGCCGCCGGACCTTACGATCGCGCCCGCGCGCTGAACGCTTTCAAACTCGGCGATGTCACCTTCTACTGGATCACGCGCGCCTGCGCGGTTTCGGTCCTCCTGATCCTCGGCGGCATCATCCTTTCCCTGATCGTCGGCGCCTGGCCGGCGATCCAGCAATACGGCATTGCGTTCCTGTACACGTCGCGCTGGGCGCCGTCGGCCGATCCGCCGGTGCTCGGTGCGCTCGGCCCGATGTACGGCACGCTGGTGACCTCGTTCATCGCGATGCTGATCGCCATCCCGGTGGGACTGGGGATCGCGATCTTCCTCACTGAACTCTGCCCGCAATGGCTGCGGCGCCCGATCGGAATAGCCATCGAATTGCTCGCCGGCATCCCCTCGATCATCTACGGCATGTGGGGGTTCTTCGTGCTCGGCCCGTTCCTGGCCTACACGTTCCAGCCCTTCATGATCAAAGTGTTCGACGGCATCCCGATCCTCGGTTCGATCTTCGCAGGCCCGCCTTCCTATCTCAGCCTGTTCAACGCGGCGCTGATCCTGGCCATCATGGTGCTGCCCTTCATCACCGCGATCTCGGTCGACGTGTTCAAGACCGTGCCGCCGGTGCTGAAGGAAGCGGCCTACGGCGTCGGCTGCACCACCTGGGAAGTGGTGCGCAACGTCGTGATCCCCTACACCCGCGTCGGCGTCATCGGCGGCGTCATGCTGGCGCTCGGCCGGGCGCTCGGTGAGACCATGGCGGTCACCTTCATCATCGGCAATTCCTTCCGAATCTCGTCCTCGATCTTTGCACCGGGCACCACGATCTCGGCGGCGATCGCATCCGAATTCGCCGAAAGCGACGGCCTGCACCAGTCCGGCCTGATCCTGCTCGGACTGCTGCTGTTCGTGCTGACCTTCTTCGTGCTGGCGGCGGCGCGGTTGATGCTGATGCGGCTGGAAAAGAAGGCGGGGAACTAG
- the pstA gene encoding phosphate ABC transporter permease PstA codes for MNPIYTRRRRNDIIIRGLCFGAALFGVTWLALILFTLLYNGLAGLNLEIFTQNTPPPGSTDGGLLNAIVGSVIMTVIGVGIGAPLGLFAGTYLAEYGRNDRLTSVIRFINDILLSAPSIIIGLFVYGAVVVPMGGFSALAGSLALAVIVIPVVVRTTEDMLLLVPNPLREAASALGLPRSLVIKRIAYRAARSGLITGVLLATARVAGETAPLLFTALSNQFFSLSLNKTMANLPVTINNFVQSPYAYWKQLAWSGALLITLTVLALNIGARILGAERTAK; via the coding sequence ATGAATCCGATCTACACGCGCCGCCGCCGCAACGACATCATCATCCGCGGGCTTTGCTTCGGCGCCGCGCTGTTCGGCGTGACCTGGCTGGCGCTGATCCTGTTCACGCTGCTCTATAATGGTCTGGCCGGCCTCAACCTCGAGATATTCACGCAGAACACGCCGCCGCCCGGATCGACCGACGGCGGCCTGCTCAACGCGATCGTCGGCTCCGTCATCATGACCGTGATCGGGGTCGGCATCGGCGCGCCGCTCGGCCTGTTCGCCGGCACTTATCTGGCCGAATACGGCCGCAACGATCGCCTCACCTCGGTGATCCGGTTCATCAACGACATCCTGCTCAGCGCGCCCTCGATCATCATCGGCCTGTTCGTGTATGGTGCTGTGGTGGTGCCGATGGGCGGGTTCTCGGCTTTGGCGGGTTCGCTGGCGCTCGCGGTGATCGTCATTCCGGTGGTGGTGCGCACCACCGAGGACATGCTGCTGCTGGTACCCAATCCGCTGCGCGAGGCGGCGTCCGCCCTCGGCCTGCCGCGCTCGCTGGTGATCAAGCGCATCGCCTACCGCGCGGCGCGCTCCGGCCTGATCACCGGCGTGCTGCTGGCCACCGCCCGCGTCGCCGGCGAGACCGCGCCGCTGCTGTTTACCGCGCTCTCCAACCAGTTCTTCAGCCTCAGCCTGAACAAGACGATGGCCAATTTGCCGGTGACCATCAACAACTTCGTGCAAAGCCCCTATGCCTACTGGAAGCAGCTCGCCTGGAGCGGGGCCTTGCTCATCACCCTGACCGTGCTTGCCCTGAATATTGGCGCGCGCATTCTTGGCGCCGAGAGGACCGCAAAATGA
- the pstB gene encoding phosphate ABC transporter ATP-binding protein PstB, translating into MSDLSVSVSQAGGSVPSVMLPEAPAKVTARGLNFYYGENHALKNINITLGTNRVTAFIGPSGCGKSTLLRIFNRMYDLYPGQRATGQLMLDQINILDPKLDLNLLRARVGMVFQKPTPFPMTIYENIAFGIRLYEKISKSEMDGRVEKALRGGALWNEVKDKLNASGLSLSGGQQQRLCIARTVAVRPEVILFDEPCSALDPISTAKVEELIQELAEDYTIAIVTHNMQQAARVSDKTAFMYLGELIEFDETNKIFTSPSDRRTQDYITGRFG; encoded by the coding sequence ATGAGTGACCTTTCTGTATCTGTTAGTCAGGCCGGCGGATCCGTTCCCTCGGTTATGTTGCCCGAAGCCCCCGCAAAGGTCACTGCGCGAGGCCTGAACTTCTATTACGGTGAGAACCATGCGCTGAAGAACATCAACATCACGCTGGGCACCAACCGCGTCACCGCCTTCATCGGGCCGTCCGGCTGCGGCAAGTCGACTTTGCTGCGGATTTTCAACCGGATGTACGATCTCTACCCGGGGCAGCGCGCCACCGGCCAGCTGATGCTCGACCAGATCAACATTCTCGACCCCAAGCTCGATCTCAATCTGCTGCGCGCCCGGGTCGGCATGGTGTTCCAGAAGCCGACGCCGTTTCCGATGACGATCTACGAGAACATCGCGTTCGGCATCCGGCTCTACGAGAAGATCTCCAAGTCCGAGATGGACGGCCGGGTGGAAAAGGCGCTGCGCGGCGGCGCGCTGTGGAACGAGGTCAAGGACAAGCTGAACGCCTCGGGGTTGAGCCTGTCCGGCGGCCAGCAGCAGCGGCTCTGCATCGCCCGCACGGTCGCGGTGCGCCCCGAGGTGATCCTGTTCGACGAGCCGTGCTCGGCGCTCGATCCGATTTCGACCGCCAAGGTCGAGGAATTGATCCAGGAACTGGCGGAGGACTACACCATCGCCATCGTCACCCATAACATGCAGCAGGCCGCGCGCGTCTCCGACAAGACCGCCTTCATGTATCTCGGCGAGCTGATCGAATTCGACGAAACCAACAAGATATTCACCTCGCCGAGCGATCGACGCACGCAGGACTACATTACCGGCCGGTTCGGCTAA
- the phoU gene encoding phosphate signaling complex protein PhoU, translated as MVSEHTAKAFDSDLQELTRLVAEMGGLAERMIVDSVDALIRRDVALGQRVVAADAEIDNLQRVIEERAVLTIARRQPMAVDLREIVGAMRVATDLERIGDLAKNMGKRVAALESDFQPLKLIRGLEHMTDLVQSQVKSVLDAYAAHDLPAAMAVWKGDEEVDAICTSLFRELLTYMMEDPRNISFCIHLMFCAKNIERIGDHATNIAETVFYMIEGQQITDKRPKGDMTTFATTVPGN; from the coding sequence ATGGTTTCCGAACACACCGCCAAGGCGTTCGACAGCGATCTGCAGGAGCTGACCCGGCTGGTCGCCGAGATGGGCGGCCTCGCCGAACGCATGATCGTCGATTCCGTCGATGCGCTGATCCGCAGGGATGTCGCGCTCGGCCAGCGTGTCGTCGCCGCCGACGCCGAAATCGACAATCTGCAGCGCGTGATCGAAGAGCGCGCGGTATTGACCATCGCCCGGCGCCAGCCGATGGCGGTGGACCTGCGCGAAATCGTTGGCGCCATGCGGGTCGCCACCGATCTGGAGCGGATCGGGGATCTCGCCAAGAACATGGGCAAGCGGGTCGCGGCGCTGGAGAGCGATTTCCAGCCGCTGAAGCTGATCCGCGGCCTCGAGCATATGACCGACCTGGTGCAGTCGCAGGTCAAATCCGTGCTCGACGCCTATGCGGCACACGATTTGCCGGCGGCGATGGCGGTCTGGAAGGGCGACGAGGAAGTCGACGCCATCTGCACCTCGCTGTTCCGCGAACTGCTCACTTATATGATGGAAGATCCGCGCAACATCTCGTTCTGCATCCACCTGATGTTCTGCGCCAAGAATATCGAGCGGATCGGCGATCATGCCACCAATATCGCGGAAACCGTTTTCTACATGATCGAAGGTCAGCAGATCACGGACAAGCGCCCGAAGGGCGACATGACGACTTTTGCGACGACGGTACCTGGAAACTGA
- the phoB gene encoding phosphate regulon transcriptional regulator PhoB: MSARILVVEDEEALTTLLRYNLDAEGYDVETVARGDDADTRLKERIPDLIVLDWMLPGLSGIELCRRLRARPETKSLPIIMLTARGEESERVRGLATGADDYIVKPFSVPELLARVKGLLRRASPERLATVLAYGDIELDREKRRVARSGRPIDLGPTEYRLLEFFLEHPGRVFSREQLLDSVWGRDIYIDERTVDVHIGRLRKLLNPGREQDPIRTVRGAGYALDDRFAKVE; the protein is encoded by the coding sequence ATGAGCGCGCGCATTCTGGTGGTGGAAGACGAAGAAGCGTTGACCACGCTGCTTCGCTACAACCTCGATGCCGAGGGTTACGACGTCGAAACCGTTGCCCGCGGCGACGACGCCGATACCAGGCTGAAGGAACGAATCCCCGACCTGATCGTGCTGGACTGGATGCTGCCGGGCCTGTCCGGCATCGAGCTGTGCCGCCGTTTGCGGGCGCGGCCGGAGACCAAGTCGCTACCGATCATCATGCTGACCGCGCGCGGCGAGGAAAGCGAGCGGGTCCGGGGCCTCGCCACCGGCGCCGACGATTACATCGTCAAGCCGTTCTCGGTGCCGGAGCTTTTGGCGCGGGTGAAGGGCCTGTTGCGCCGTGCCAGCCCCGAGCGGCTCGCGACCGTTCTGGCTTATGGCGACATCGAGCTCGACCGCGAGAAGCGCCGCGTCGCCCGCTCCGGCCGCCCGATCGACCTCGGGCCGACCGAGTACCGGCTGCTGGAATTCTTCCTGGAACATCCGGGCCGCGTGTTCAGCCGCGAGCAGTTGCTCGACAGCGTCTGGGGCCGCGACATCTATATCGACGAGCGTACCGTGGATGTGCACATCGGACGCCTGCGCAAGCTGCTCAATCCCGGCCGCGAGCAGGACCCGATCCGCACCGTCCGCGGCGCCGGCTACGCGCTCGACGACCGGTTTGCCAAGGTGGAATAA
- a CDS encoding GcrA family cell cycle regulator — protein MTVLTWSDDRVEQLKKLWEGGLSASQIAAELGNVTRNAVIGKVHRLGLSGRAKSPSSAAPRQRKARPAQHMMRVARPVSRGNTALAHAFEVELEPDPISYDNVVPMSQRLSLLELNEATCHWPVGDPSSPEFFFCGGKALSSLPYCAHHSRIAYQPASDRRRQQPKPAR, from the coding sequence ATGACAGTATTGACCTGGTCCGACGATCGCGTCGAGCAACTGAAGAAACTCTGGGAAGGCGGACTTTCGGCCAGCCAGATCGCCGCGGAACTCGGAAATGTGACGCGCAACGCCGTAATCGGCAAAGTCCACCGGCTCGGCCTTTCCGGCCGCGCCAAGAGCCCCTCCTCGGCAGCCCCGCGGCAGCGCAAAGCCCGTCCGGCCCAGCACATGATGCGGGTCGCCCGGCCGGTCTCGCGCGGCAATACCGCGCTGGCCCATGCCTTCGAGGTCGAGCTGGAGCCGGATCCGATCTCCTATGACAACGTGGTGCCGATGAGCCAGCGGCTGTCGCTGCTGGAGCTGAACGAGGCCACCTGCCACTGGCCGGTCGGCGATCCCTCGAGCCCGGAATTCTTCTTCTGCGGCGGCAAGGCGCTGAGCAGCCTGCCCTATTGCGCGCATCACTCGCGGATCGCCTATCAGCCCGCCTCCGACCGCCGCCGCCAGCAGCCGAAGCCGGCAAGGTAA
- a CDS encoding aspartate aminotransferase family protein translates to MTNSATSHLLPVFARADLGFERGEGCWLIATNGERYLDFTSGVAVNALGHCHPHLVAALQEQATKLWHMSNLFKSPDGERLAARLCEQSFADFVFFANSGAEAMECAIKVTRKYHASKGHPERYRIITFDGAFHGRTLATLAATGSPKYLEGFGPPVEGFDQVPLGDLEAVKKAIGPHTAGILIEPLQGEGGVRAAPHAFFKALRQLCDDKGLLLVFDEVQTGMGRTGELFAHKRVGVTPDVMSLAKALGGGFPIGACLATAEAASGMTPGSHGSTFGGNPLAVAAANAVLDVMLKPGFFEHVQRMSLLLKQKLASVVDRHPAVLAEVRGEGLLIGVKAVVPSGDLVTALREQNLLTVGAGDNVVRFLPPLIVTEAEIEDSVQRLERACARLSGSELKRAAGQ, encoded by the coding sequence ATGACCAACAGCGCGACGTCGCATCTGCTTCCCGTATTCGCCAGGGCCGATCTCGGTTTCGAGCGCGGCGAGGGCTGTTGGCTGATCGCGACCAATGGCGAACGTTATCTCGATTTCACCAGCGGCGTGGCGGTGAATGCGCTCGGCCATTGCCATCCGCATTTGGTCGCAGCGCTGCAGGAGCAGGCCACAAAACTGTGGCACATGTCGAACCTGTTCAAGAGTCCGGACGGCGAAAGACTGGCGGCGCGGCTGTGCGAACAGAGCTTTGCCGACTTTGTCTTTTTCGCCAATTCCGGCGCCGAGGCGATGGAATGCGCCATCAAGGTTACGCGCAAATATCACGCCTCCAAGGGCCATCCCGAGCGTTACCGCATCATCACGTTCGACGGCGCATTTCACGGCCGCACTCTGGCGACGCTGGCCGCGACCGGCTCGCCGAAATATCTCGAAGGTTTTGGACCGCCGGTGGAAGGCTTCGATCAGGTGCCGCTCGGCGATCTCGAAGCAGTCAAGAAGGCGATCGGCCCGCATACCGCGGGCATCCTGATCGAGCCGCTGCAGGGCGAAGGCGGCGTGCGTGCCGCGCCGCACGCCTTCTTCAAGGCGCTGCGCCAGCTCTGCGACGACAAGGGTCTGTTGCTTGTGTTCGATGAAGTGCAGACCGGCATGGGCCGCACCGGCGAGCTGTTCGCCCACAAGCGCGTCGGGGTTACTCCCGATGTCATGTCGCTGGCGAAGGCGCTCGGCGGCGGCTTTCCGATCGGCGCGTGTCTCGCGACCGCGGAAGCTGCCTCCGGCATGACGCCGGGCTCGCACGGCTCGACCTTCGGCGGCAATCCGCTCGCGGTTGCGGCTGCAAACGCGGTGCTGGACGTCATGCTCAAGCCCGGTTTCTTCGAGCATGTGCAGCGGATGTCGCTGCTGCTCAAGCAGAAGCTGGCCTCGGTGGTCGACCGCCATCCGGCTGTGCTCGCCGAGGTACGCGGCGAGGGACTCCTGATCGGCGTCAAGGCGGTGGTGCCGTCGGGCGATCTGGTGACGGCGCTGCGCGAGCAGAACCTGCTCACCGTCGGCGCCGGCGACAATGTCGTCCGGTTCCTGCCGCCCCTGATCGTGACCGAGGCGGAGATCGAGGATTCCGTACAGCGGCTCGAGCGGGCCTGCGCCAGGCTTTCCGGCAGTGAGTTGAAGCGGGCGGCGGGGCAATGA
- the argF gene encoding ornithine carbamoyltransferase, whose translation MSKALRHFLDLNELPTRELRDVLALSGAMKAKLKAYKSNQGAKPNRPLEGKTLAMIFEKPSTRTRVSFDVGMRQLGGEAIMLTGAEMQLGRGETIADTARVLSRYVDAIMIRILNHDALLELAAHATVPVINGLTRRSHPCQVMADLMTFEEHRGPIEGRIVAWSGDDNNVLASWAHAAERFKFTLNIATPPELAPSKPMRDWIKATQASIVLGNDPEAAVRGADCVVTDTWFSMGDKDGEHRHNLLKPYQVNARLMSLAKPDALFMHCLPAHRGDEVTDEVIDGPQSVVFDEAENRLHVQKGILAWCFEAVC comes from the coding sequence ATGAGCAAGGCCCTTCGCCATTTTCTCGATCTCAACGAGCTTCCGACCAGGGAGCTGCGCGACGTGCTCGCCCTGAGCGGCGCCATGAAGGCGAAGCTGAAGGCGTACAAGAGCAATCAGGGCGCGAAGCCGAACCGGCCGCTCGAGGGCAAGACGCTGGCGATGATCTTCGAAAAGCCGTCGACCCGCACCCGGGTATCGTTCGACGTCGGCATGCGCCAGCTCGGCGGTGAAGCGATCATGCTGACGGGCGCGGAAATGCAGCTCGGCCGCGGCGAAACCATCGCCGACACCGCACGGGTGCTGTCGCGTTACGTCGACGCCATCATGATCCGCATCCTCAACCACGATGCGCTGCTGGAACTCGCCGCGCATGCCACGGTGCCCGTGATCAACGGACTGACGCGGCGCTCTCATCCCTGCCAGGTGATGGCGGACCTCATGACGTTCGAGGAACATCGCGGCCCGATCGAGGGCCGCATTGTGGCCTGGAGCGGCGACGACAACAACGTGCTGGCGTCGTGGGCGCATGCGGCGGAGCGGTTCAAGTTCACGTTGAACATCGCGACCCCGCCGGAGCTCGCGCCGTCAAAGCCGATGCGGGACTGGATCAAGGCAACGCAGGCCTCGATCGTGCTCGGCAACGATCCGGAAGCCGCCGTCCGCGGCGCCGATTGCGTGGTCACCGACACCTGGTTCTCGATGGGCGACAAGGATGGCGAGCATCGCCATAATCTGCTCAAGCCCTATCAGGTCAACGCAAGGCTGATGTCGCTGGCAAAACCCGACGCGCTGTTCATGCATTGCCTGCCCGCCCATCGTGGCGACGAGGTCACCGACGAGGTGATCGACGGCCCGCAATCGGTGGTGTTCGACGAGGCCGAAAATCGCCTGCACGTGCAGAAGGGCATTCTGGCCTGGTGCTTCGAGGCGGTGTGCTAA
- a CDS encoding Hsp33 family molecular chaperone produces the protein MTSQSPDFKTDKTPIRAPSAVPVDDAVLPFDVDALDLRGRLTRLGPALDDVLTKHDYPAPVGKLLGEAIVLTTLLGSALKFDGRFILQTQTDGPVSFLIVDFQAPDRLRAYARYDAARLKEGQDSGALLGKGHLAMTIDQGQDMSRYQGMVALDGGTLEDAAHEYFLRSEQIPTRVRLAVGEEWRGGEGERPRHRWRAGGMLLQFLPKAPERARQADLHPGDAPEGVATHTVAEDDAWVEGQSLIATVEDIELIDPDLSGERLLYRLFHERGVRVFAPLPLRAQCSCSREAVSSMLKSFSPQDRADMVKDGKVVVTCEFCSSVYQFTPHEAGVE, from the coding sequence ATGACATCACAATCCCCCGACTTCAAAACCGACAAAACCCCGATCCGGGCGCCGTCGGCGGTTCCGGTCGATGACGCGGTGCTGCCGTTCGACGTCGATGCGCTCGATCTGCGCGGACGGCTGACCCGGCTCGGCCCCGCGCTCGACGATGTGCTGACCAAGCACGATTATCCCGCGCCCGTGGGCAAGCTGCTCGGCGAGGCCATCGTGCTCACGACCCTGCTCGGCTCGGCGCTGAAATTCGACGGCCGCTTCATCCTGCAGACCCAGACCGACGGCCCGGTCTCGTTCCTGATCGTGGATTTCCAGGCGCCGGACCGCCTGCGCGCCTATGCGCGCTACGATGCCGCTCGCCTGAAAGAGGGCCAGGATTCCGGCGCGCTGCTCGGCAAGGGCCATCTCGCGATGACCATCGATCAGGGTCAGGACATGAGCCGCTATCAGGGAATGGTCGCGCTCGACGGCGGCACGCTCGAGGACGCCGCGCATGAATATTTCCTGCGCTCGGAGCAGATCCCGACGCGGGTGCGGCTTGCGGTCGGCGAGGAATGGCGCGGCGGCGAGGGCGAGCGTCCCCGGCATCGCTGGCGCGCCGGCGGCATGCTGCTGCAGTTCCTGCCCAAGGCGCCGGAGCGGGCGCGGCAGGCCGACCTGCATCCCGGCGATGCGCCGGAAGGCGTCGCGACCCATACCGTGGCGGAGGACGATGCCTGGGTCGAAGGCCAGTCGCTGATCGCGACGGTGGAGGATATCGAACTGATCGATCCGGATCTGTCGGGCGAGCGGCTGCTTTACCGTTTGTTTCACGAGCGCGGCGTGCGCGTGTTCGCGCCGCTGCCGCTGCGCGCGCAATGCTCCTGCTCGCGCGAAGCGGTATCCTCGATGCTGAAGAGTTTTTCGCCGCAGGACCGCGCCGACATGGTCAAGGACGGCAAGGTGGTCGTGACCTGCGAATTCTGCTCGTCGGTGTATCAGTTCACCCCGCACGAAGCGGGCGTGGAATAG
- the apaG gene encoding Co2+/Mg2+ efflux protein ApaG, giving the protein MYRAVTRQIEVTVEPNFLPGRSSVERREYFWSYTIVITNTGDETVQLRTRHWIITDASGRKQEVRGEGVIGEQPVLAPGERFEYTSGVPLQTASGFMTGRYQMVSESGELFEIEVPTFSLDSPDSKRVLN; this is encoded by the coding sequence ATGTACCGTGCCGTTACCCGCCAGATCGAAGTCACCGTGGAGCCGAACTTCCTTCCCGGGCGCTCTTCGGTCGAAAGACGCGAATATTTCTGGTCCTATACCATCGTCATCACCAACACCGGTGATGAGACGGTGCAGCTGCGGACGCGGCACTGGATCATCACCGATGCTTCGGGACGCAAGCAGGAGGTGCGCGGCGAAGGCGTGATCGGCGAACAGCCCGTGCTCGCGCCGGGCGAGCGCTTCGAATACACCTCGGGCGTGCCGCTGCAGACTGCCTCGGGCTTCATGACCGGGCGCTATCAAATGGTCAGCGAGAGCGGCGAGCTGTTCGAAATCGAGGTGCCGACCTTCTCGCTCGACAGCCCCGACAGCAAGCGGGTGTTGAACTGA
- a CDS encoding OpgC domain-containing protein gives MTSIADRIAGPPLAGAPDAIARDAAPARAVRAPTISFPVLGGERELRLDLFRGLALWLIFIDHLPPNLLTWFTIRNYGFSDATEIFIFISGYTAAFVYGRAMLESGFVVATARILRRVWQIYVAHVFLFTIFLAEISYVATSFENPLYTEEMGIMDFLKQPDVTIVQALLLRFRPVNMDVLPLYIVLMLFLPLILWLMKWRADLTLALSVLLYAVTWEYDLYLSAYPNGYWAFNPLAWQLLFVFGAWCALGGARRMSGILSSRITLWISFAYLLAAFCVTLTWYFPQLSYLMPRRLEQWMYPIDKTDLDVLRFAHFLALAALTVRFLPKDWPGLKSHWLRPLILCGQHSLEIFCLGVFLAFAGHFVLAEVSGGAAMHFLISISGILIMWAVAWVISWYKRVADKSASRTKGATGNADMAGGG, from the coding sequence ATGACGTCCATTGCCGATCGAATTGCCGGACCACCGCTCGCGGGCGCACCCGACGCGATCGCGCGCGACGCGGCGCCCGCGCGGGCCGTGCGGGCGCCGACGATTTCGTTTCCGGTGCTCGGCGGCGAGCGTGAATTGCGGCTCGATCTGTTCCGCGGGCTGGCGCTGTGGCTGATCTTCATCGATCATTTGCCGCCCAATCTCCTGACCTGGTTCACGATCCGCAATTACGGCTTCAGCGACGCCACCGAGATTTTCATTTTCATCTCCGGCTATACCGCGGCGTTCGTGTACGGCCGCGCCATGCTGGAGTCCGGTTTCGTGGTCGCGACCGCGCGCATCCTGCGGCGGGTCTGGCAGATCTACGTCGCGCATGTGTTCCTGTTCACGATCTTCCTCGCGGAAATTTCCTACGTGGCGACCAGTTTCGAGAACCCGCTGTACACGGAAGAAATGGGGATCATGGACTTCCTCAAGCAGCCGGACGTCACCATCGTCCAGGCGCTGCTGCTCAGGTTCCGTCCGGTCAACATGGACGTGCTGCCGCTTTATATCGTGCTGATGCTGTTTCTGCCGCTGATCCTGTGGCTGATGAAGTGGCGGGCCGACCTCACGCTGGCGCTGTCGGTCCTGCTCTACGCGGTGACCTGGGAATACGACCTGTATTTGTCGGCCTATCCGAACGGCTACTGGGCCTTCAATCCGCTGGCATGGCAATTGCTGTTCGTATTCGGGGCGTGGTGCGCGCTCGGCGGAGCGCGGCGAATGTCCGGTATCCTGTCGTCGCGGATCACGCTCTGGATTTCGTTCGCCTATCTGCTTGCCGCATTCTGCGTCACGCTGACCTGGTATTTCCCGCAATTGAGCTATCTGATGCCGCGCCGACTCGAGCAATGGATGTATCCGATCGACAAGACCGACCTGGACGTGCTGCGGTTCGCGCATTTCCTGGCGCTGGCGGCTCTCACGGTTCGGTTCCTGCCAAAGGACTGGCCGGGACTGAAATCGCACTGGCTGCGGCCGCTGATCCTGTGCGGGCAGCATTCCCTGGAGATTTTCTGCCTCGGCGTGTTCCTGGCGTTCGCAGGGCACTTTGTGCTGGCCGAGGTCTCCGGCGGTGCTGCAATGCACTTCCTGATCAGTATTTCCGGGATCCTGATCATGTGGGCCGTGGCATGGGTGATTTCGTGGTACAAGCGGGTCGCCGACAAGAGCGCTTCGCGGACGAAAGGCGCCACGGGCAACGCCGATATGGCGGGAGGGGGCTGA